One segment of Nocardioides sp. QY071 DNA contains the following:
- a CDS encoding DUF1295 domain-containing protein, with translation MSREASLTRVGLAYAVAFGLASAWLAWGPDTRWLWLDGLLADVLATLVVFVASRIHHNSSFYDAYWSVLPPYLALYWLLAAEVALDDARAWLVLGVIVLWAVRLTANWVRTFPGLHHEDWRYPLVRERAGRLELLADLVGIHLVPTCQVFLGMVPVYVVLTRDGPGLRWLDAVAVVVGIGAVLLELAADAQMHRFVRERAPGQVMDRGLWAWSRHPNYFGEICFWWILALFGIAASPADWWWLPVGGVAMVAMFLGASIPMMERRSLERRPSYQQVVDSVPVLVPRPPSWARKPA, from the coding sequence ATGAGCCGGGAAGCCTCGCTGACCCGGGTCGGGCTCGCGTACGCCGTCGCGTTCGGCCTCGCCAGCGCCTGGCTGGCGTGGGGCCCGGACACCCGCTGGCTGTGGCTCGACGGGCTCCTCGCCGACGTCCTGGCCACGCTCGTGGTGTTCGTGGCCAGCCGGATCCACCACAACTCCAGCTTCTACGACGCGTACTGGAGCGTGCTGCCGCCGTACCTCGCCCTCTACTGGCTGCTCGCCGCCGAGGTCGCCCTCGACGACGCCCGTGCGTGGCTGGTGCTCGGCGTGATCGTGCTCTGGGCGGTGCGGCTCACCGCCAACTGGGTGCGCACCTTCCCCGGCCTGCACCACGAGGACTGGCGCTACCCGCTGGTCCGCGAGCGCGCCGGGCGCCTCGAGCTGCTCGCCGACCTCGTCGGCATCCACCTGGTGCCGACCTGCCAGGTCTTCCTCGGCATGGTGCCGGTGTACGTCGTGCTCACCCGCGACGGTCCGGGGCTGCGCTGGCTGGACGCGGTCGCCGTCGTCGTCGGCATCGGCGCCGTGCTCCTCGAGCTGGCCGCCGACGCGCAGATGCACCGCTTCGTGCGGGAGCGGGCTCCCGGCCAGGTGATGGACCGCGGCCTGTGGGCCTGGTCGCGCCACCCCAACTACTTCGGCGAGATCTGCTTCTGGTGGATCCTGGCGCTGTTCGGCATCGCCGCCTCGCCCGCCGACTGGTGGTGGCTGCCGGTCGGCGGCGTCGCGATGGTCGCGATGTTCCTCGGCGCCAGCATCCCGATGATGGAGCGGCGCAGTCTCGAGCGACGGCCGTCCTACCAGCAGGTCGTCGACTCGGTGCCGGTCCTGGTGCCGCGCCCGCCGTCGTGGGCCCGGAAGCCCGCGTGA
- a CDS encoding acyl-CoA synthetase: MYPGTWAATTPDKPALVMAGSGRTLTYRELDERSLRLAQHLRAAGLATGDVVAMVSDNRPETYEVYWAALRSGLYITAVNSHLSAGEASYIVEDCGAKALVVSAALADTVTALDVDVPVRLAFGGPLEGYDDYEAALTAAGTEPLPEQPHGDDLLYSSGTTGRPKGIKPPLPRIAVDEPGYLYPAMFAPAYGFDQDTVYLSPAPVYHAAPLRFGGVIHTVGGTLVMMERFDAEAALAAVEKHRVTHTQMVPTMFVRLLKLDDDVRLGYDVSSLRCVVHAAAPCPVDVKRRMIDWLGPILEEYYASTEANGATRIDSATWLQHPGSVGQPLLGVPHVVGEDGRDLPAGEVGTIYFERETRTFSYHNDPERTRATEHPEHPSWTTVGDLGYLDDDGFLYLTDRKAFMIISGGVNIYPQEVEDLFTLHPAVADIAVIGVPDDDMGERVVAFVQPAPGATADDVLAAELASYARDRIAHYKVPREFLFRDALPRTPTGKMVKGRLREEYAALD; this comes from the coding sequence ATGTATCCGGGAACCTGGGCAGCGACCACCCCCGACAAGCCGGCGCTGGTCATGGCCGGCAGTGGCCGGACCCTCACCTACCGCGAGCTCGACGAGCGCAGCCTCCGGCTCGCCCAGCACCTGCGGGCCGCCGGGCTGGCCACCGGTGACGTGGTCGCGATGGTCAGCGACAACCGGCCCGAGACCTACGAGGTCTACTGGGCGGCGCTGCGCTCGGGTCTCTACATCACGGCGGTCAACTCGCACCTGAGTGCCGGCGAGGCGTCGTACATCGTCGAGGACTGCGGCGCGAAGGCGCTCGTGGTCTCCGCAGCGCTCGCCGACACGGTGACCGCGCTCGATGTCGACGTGCCCGTCCGACTCGCCTTCGGCGGCCCGCTCGAGGGGTACGACGACTACGAGGCCGCGCTCACCGCCGCCGGCACCGAGCCGCTGCCCGAGCAGCCCCACGGCGACGACCTGCTCTACTCCAGCGGCACCACCGGCCGGCCGAAGGGGATCAAGCCGCCGCTGCCGCGGATCGCGGTCGACGAGCCGGGCTACCTCTATCCGGCGATGTTCGCGCCGGCGTACGGCTTCGACCAGGACACCGTCTACCTCTCGCCGGCGCCCGTCTACCACGCGGCGCCTCTGCGCTTCGGCGGCGTGATCCACACCGTCGGCGGCACGCTGGTGATGATGGAGCGGTTCGACGCGGAGGCGGCGCTGGCCGCGGTCGAGAAGCACCGCGTCACGCACACCCAGATGGTGCCGACCATGTTCGTGCGACTGCTGAAGCTCGACGACGACGTCCGCCTCGGCTACGACGTCTCGAGCCTGCGCTGCGTCGTGCACGCCGCCGCCCCCTGTCCCGTCGACGTCAAGCGCCGGATGATCGACTGGCTCGGCCCGATCCTCGAGGAGTACTACGCCTCCACCGAGGCCAACGGCGCCACCCGGATCGACTCCGCCACCTGGCTGCAGCACCCCGGCTCGGTGGGGCAGCCGCTGCTCGGCGTCCCGCACGTCGTCGGCGAGGACGGCCGCGACCTGCCTGCCGGCGAGGTCGGCACCATCTACTTCGAGCGCGAGACCCGCACCTTCAGCTACCACAACGACCCCGAGAGGACCCGCGCCACCGAGCACCCCGAGCACCCGAGCTGGACCACGGTCGGCGACCTCGGCTACCTCGACGACGACGGCTTCCTCTACCTCACCGACCGCAAGGCGTTCATGATCATCAGCGGTGGCGTGAACATCTACCCGCAGGAGGTCGAGGATCTCTTCACCCTCCACCCCGCGGTCGCCGACATCGCCGTCATCGGGGTGCCCGACGACGACATGGGGGAGCGGGTCGTGGCCTTCGTGCAGCCCGCGCCCGGCGCCACTGCGGACGACGTGCTCGCGGCCGAGCTGGCGTCGTACGCCCGTGACCGGATCGCGCACTACAAGGTGCCGCGGGAGTTCCTGTTCCGCGACGCGCTCCCGCGCACGCCCACCGGGAAGATGGTCAAGGGCCGGCTGCGCGAGGAGTACGCCGCGCTCGACTGA
- a CDS encoding FAD-dependent oxidoreductase: MTRPRVVVAGLGDSGLLTAIHLARADVDVVGVSSKPGLVSGQELGLRLARPEAWARDYRIGFDRFRRLDRAELVHGELTGLDLAGRSVAVGPRAIRYDVLVLATGVSNGFWRLPGFQTDADVTTALGENHARLAAAEAVLVVGGGAAAVSTALQVATRWPAATVTLAFPGERALPQHHPRVWDVARRRLVRAGVVLQPGHRAVVPDGFAGDAITTGPVAWSTGQTPTAADAVVWAIGRVRPNTAWLPAGLLDDAGFVRVEPTLRVPGAPGVFAVGDVAATDALRSSARNRADRLLAANIRAHLADRPLRAYQPPRRRWGSVLGPEADGLRVFAPSGHPFRLPAWSVHRVLQPWIVRRGIYRGVRP, encoded by the coding sequence GTGACCCGGCCACGGGTGGTCGTCGCCGGCCTGGGCGACAGCGGCCTGCTGACCGCGATCCACCTGGCCCGCGCGGACGTCGACGTCGTCGGCGTCTCCAGCAAGCCGGGCCTGGTGAGCGGGCAGGAGCTCGGCCTGCGCCTGGCCCGCCCGGAGGCGTGGGCGCGCGACTACCGGATCGGCTTCGACCGGTTCCGCCGCCTCGACCGGGCCGAGCTGGTCCATGGCGAGCTGACCGGGCTCGACCTCGCCGGGCGCAGCGTCGCGGTCGGCCCCCGCGCGATCCGGTACGACGTCCTGGTGCTCGCCACCGGCGTCAGCAACGGCTTCTGGCGACTGCCCGGGTTCCAGACCGACGCCGACGTCACCACCGCGCTCGGCGAGAACCACGCACGACTCGCCGCCGCCGAGGCGGTCCTCGTCGTCGGGGGTGGTGCGGCCGCGGTCAGCACCGCGCTCCAGGTCGCGACCCGCTGGCCCGCGGCGACGGTCACCCTCGCGTTCCCGGGGGAGCGGGCGCTGCCCCAGCACCACCCGCGGGTGTGGGACGTCGCGCGGCGCCGGCTCGTCCGCGCCGGGGTCGTGCTGCAGCCGGGCCACCGCGCCGTCGTACCCGACGGGTTCGCCGGCGACGCGATCACCACCGGCCCGGTCGCCTGGTCGACCGGCCAGACCCCGACCGCCGCCGACGCGGTCGTGTGGGCGATCGGCCGGGTCCGGCCCAACACCGCGTGGCTGCCGGCAGGGCTGCTCGACGACGCCGGCTTCGTGCGGGTCGAGCCGACGCTGCGGGTGCCGGGCGCACCGGGTGTCTTCGCGGTCGGCGACGTCGCCGCCACCGACGCCCTGCGCTCCTCGGCGCGCAACCGCGCGGACCGGCTGCTGGCGGCCAACATCCGCGCCCACCTCGCCGACCGCCCGTTGCGCGCCTACCAGCCGCCGCGTCGGCGTTGGGGATCGGTGCTCGGGCCCGAGGCCGACGGGCTGCGGGTGTTCGCGCCGTCGGGACACCCGTTCCGGCTCCCGGCCTGGTCGGTGCACCGCGTGCTGCAGCCGTGGATCGTGCGGCGCGGGATCTACCGCGGCGTCCGCCCTTGA